The segment taaaaataatgttgatGAGCCCCAAACCTTCAAGGATTTatgtgacaaaaaaaaattgaaaagtcaaaatattatttaaaaataaaattttaaatttattaattataaagttaaacatttttaaaagtctgaaaattttaaaattgttttcaaaattgtttctaattatataaaaatcacatttagttcaataataattaaagataaaatatatatatgtatatatatttatttatttatttatttatttatttatttatttacataattggccatataaataaataatttttttaagtgaaTAGATTGAGATATTGCTTACtggttaaaagtttaaatctcAAATTCTTGTCTGGCATAGTCTCGACTTCTGTGTCGTTGCtatggacacttggagtgtGCACTGAGAGAGGCCcgatgaggacagtaggaCAGTCTATGGGGGCATTTACACAACAGGCATTGTAAATATGTCGTCGGGTGGTTCTTTTGAGGGTAAGGTCCTcgagatgtccccgcttgGTTGTTCTGAGAAGGTCTATCTGTCCACCCACTTGATCCGTAGTTACTTCCGTTTGTCCTATTGAGGCTTCCATTTCAATGACCTAGCAGTTTATATGTTTTGGCCCTAGTGTTTGAGGCCtgtgttgttcttctttggtAACTCGCTTCGTTTCCAAAGTGTAGGAGTCTCTCGGCGCTGACAATTACGCTAGGTCTTGGACCTTTTTCTcgtgtatttttgttttacgtcaaattacaaatttaaactttttaaaactattaatcaaatgtcatttttctgaaaattaaaatcataaaatatctcaaattcgATTTCgaccataaaaataattgcaacaaatttcataaaaagaaattaacaaaaaaaaatcaatgcttCCAAAGATGTTTTCCTCTAGGATGCCACGTCGCCTTTTAATTTATCTATTCTACCTGCGTTACCATAAAACTCAAAGTCAAATTTTactagaagaaaaaataataaataaagttttatcattagaaaataaacaattaagAGCTTTAAATcagtttgtttttgtttttttttcccttacaATATTGCCCTTCTCAGATGTGCATACCGGCCTCCTTGGTGGAAGCCGTGGCTTAGGGGTCCTCTGGTAATTatcaagagagaaaaaaaaattcaggtaatatttgtatataaatgtaaaaaattctaaattaataaaaataccgcTAAATTTATACTTtacctcaaaaattttaataaaataaagaatttagaaaatacttttaaagttagttttaaatgaaaaatgttaatattttatttttaaaataccctaaaaattaaataatattttaaaaaaatattcttaaattttattttagtaatatCAAAACATATTCTTAcctttaatattatatttaaaaaaatatttattaaattttaaacgtAATACTAACACATTTActtttacaaacaaaaaataaataaaaaactaataataataataaataattatggaaGCCATATGATCACCTGAAGTTTAGGCTGGAGCTTTTCTACGGCCACACTGTTACAGAGCCCTGCTCCTTGCTGCTTACAACACCAGACACaaacaattcaaattttcctttcttttaccATGGTTAATAAGGTTGAGTCGATCGATTCTCAACTCGAGTAACTAGTTAAAGAGGACAAGTCAATCTAAAACCAGCTCTTATACTTTCGAGCTTCCcgtcttttctttctttatcgGGGTTAAATTGgtcttttcattctttattgGGGTCAAATGGGACAATGGGACAAAATGGTGATTTTGGCCCGATAAAAAATGCTTGATATTCGAGAACTAGTAGACGATGAACTTGACAACACGAGGTCAAGAGACTCATGGTCATGACTGACgaacaagagaaagagagggagagatcGAGACGAGTGACTAATTGTGGCTGcgaaaagagaaaaatcgTTGAACCAGAAAATTGACTTTTTAACGGGTAAACTGGATCGAATCATTTAGTTCTAAATAATCTAACCCAATCCGATcattatgataatttttttttttttttttttttatttagtaaaaaacaaaaaagtgtGGGATGAAAAGGGTACCTTGCATAATGCCCAATCAGCAGAGTCAAAGAAGGCTCGTTCATGGTCCTATATAAACCCCAAATTATGTAAGCAAACGGACTCACAAAGCCCCAAAGGCGAAACcactcatttattattattaccttTGAAATCAATGGCTTCTTCTTTGGACCAAGTCCTCCATATCTGTTCCCACTTCCTGCCGTTGCTTCCTgtatttaatttactttttaccATATAAACCTCaataatatttacattaaatcCTAAAAATTGCTCGTAAATTTTGAgacaaatttcaattataccCCTACACAGCTTAACTCGAAAAAGCttagtaaaaaattaaaaggtaaaCATGACATCATTTACCGTATTTATTACTCCAACAACAAACAAAGCTTTTaagcaaaaatatttttacctgCTGACTTCAACCCAAAGAAACTTACTCACTTGAGAGGGAGAAGCAAGTaacttttttcccttttttatcCAGTTTTTAAGTcaagattgttttttttttttttagtaaaaataaagataCAAAATCGTAATATTTTAAGAAGGAATAATACATTATAATTATGTCAATCATTCAATTTAGAAGGTCGAGGATTATtaggagtgagtcccacattggctaatttagtgaaagatcatgaatttataagtaaaaaatactatctccattagtacgagACTTTTTAGGAAGCACAAAGCAAAACAGGAGAGCTCATGCTCAAactgaacaatatcatacgaagatttcataatttctaacacaaaatatattgaataattttttcatcaaaataaactaCGGAATAGTTATGGGGCCCACTAATCATAGCCACGCAACATTCATTGGCGGTCACGTATTtggcatttttctttttctgttttcgcaaaaaaaaagaaaagaaaaaaaaaaatatatatatatatggttttatcgcgattattaatattttactaaaattaataaaagtattaaaCAGTAATTATATAGCggttaatattaaattaggttaggtttaaattttattttcatttttttttaattaaaaaatttattaaataaaatttttatatttgtcgTCAATAAATtcatagaaattttaattttctaaataaattaataaaagatgaaaaataaattgaattgaacGTACCTGGTTTTGACGGAAGGGGAAGGAGTTTTCTTCTCCGTCGCTTTGATGATCCGCCATGACTGATTTCctgtaagaaaaaaagaaacgaaatcAAGAACGCCGCCATAGTTAACCaaaaggatgaagaaattcaccgattcataaacaaaaactgAACTCGACTCGACTCGACTCGGCCGAGTCATCTTAGGGCAACGACTCGCTCTGAAATCGAACTTTATTTGATCGATGAATCGATTTCGTTCGAGTTCGGCCATGGCGAAAAGGAAGAACGAATTCTAGAGAGAGGAGTTCGTAccttgagagagagagagagagagagcgcgGAAGCGGCGAGGGAGagatgaaatgaagaaatggatAGATGTGGAAGGGGGAGAAAAATAACGGGCGGTTGAGTAAAGAGGATATCTCACAAGAAATTCTACAGGATCCCTTTGAGGTTATATactttttcagtttttttttaaatatatacacaatatttgaaataaaataaaataaaaatttgtcgGTGACATTagtctattttttaataaatacataaataaataaataaatatatatatatatatatatatatatatagtttttatatgTGTGGCTCGATAACAAGAatgatatatgaatgaaatgatacatatttaaatgaaattgattgtaatgatatataaattatgatgaatatatgcttaaaataatttatagtaCGTATATCAACAAAGTACATCTTAATTTTAGATAGATAAGTTAACTCCAAAACATTTTGAATAAAGACGGAGCGTGTGATGTTGAGgtttattgggagtgagtcttACAtgggttaatttagtggaagatggaatactatctccattagtatgaggcaTTTTCGGGAAGtgcaaagcaaaaccatgagagcttatgctcaaagtggacaatatcatataccACTGGAGAGTCTTGacttctaacatggtattagagtcatgccctaaacttaaccatgttaatagaattctcaaatatcgaacaaagaattttgAGCCTCGAAGaagtagtcaaaagtgactaaagtgtcgaataaagggtgtactttgttcgagagctctagagaaaggagtcgagtctcgattaagaaAAGgtttatagtgtactttgttcgagaggggattgttgaggattattgggagtgagttcCACATTCGTTAATTGAGTGGAAGATCCATTGggaagtaaaaaaataaatttgtaattttaaaagagtaggtttaagtttaaataattatagaaattaaaaataaatatcaaattcacTATTGTTTTGACGGATCCAACTTcgagaaataaaaatggcGTTTGAAATGGGTGGTCAAAAAATAAACACgtattattttgaaagttaGGCGGAATTAGGAGATTCATGACTATGGTTTCCTTTTAAGCTAAAAAAGCATTTACTTCACCATTAAACCGtctaaattcatttaatgaaaaatattgttcGAGTTTTATTGGTAAAAGAAatctctcaaaatttattaaataataaaaacgtttaaatgtatgaaaaatattttcaacatCATTCACTTCGATTTAATTCCATTAATTagcatattatttatttttgtttttttttttcatgtatttttttttataaattcttaatttatcatttttgaATAGGTGTAATTGAGGTTTGATGAGATGCAACTCTtcgagtatatatatatgtctgGTGAGTCGAATAAATACAGCCAGCCGAATGCAACTATTacgagagaagaaaaagaacctttctaaatattatttttaaaattttaaattaaaacttcaaattattACTAATCATTAAAAGGTCAAATAGTTGACCGgatattgaattgaattttatatatatatatatatatatatatatatatatatatatatacacacaaaaataattatttatttatttttattatctaattaatttaatgataattattaagatttattgcaaactaacctaaaatttaaggtatcatataacattaaattaaattgttttaataatttagaataaaaataaaataattgacaaTAATTGTGTAAAATATGTgtgtcattttaaattattaaaa is part of the Cucurbita pepo subsp. pepo cultivar mu-cu-16 chromosome LG12, ASM280686v2, whole genome shotgun sequence genome and harbors:
- the LOC111807386 gene encoding uncharacterized protein LOC111807386; this encodes MADHQSDGEENSFPFRQNQEATAGSGNRYGGLGPKKKPLISKDHERAFFDSADWALCKQGAGLCNSVAVEKLQPKLQRTPKPRLPPRRPVCTSEKGNIVE